The following proteins come from a genomic window of Diorhabda sublineata isolate icDioSubl1.1 chromosome 7, icDioSubl1.1, whole genome shotgun sequence:
- the LOC130446693 gene encoding proton-coupled folate transporter-like isoform X2, translated as MIKSLVESLFPIFVCMFAGPWSDKHGRKPILLMTLIGMTCGSILMIVFSFFEYLSPWYVLFTSVPSMLTGSSTTYFAVTLSYLSDISTDETRAMRMVSYEVALACGVLIGSVSSSYIFYASNYQTIFGIGSCCMIISCLYVFFFIPESLESKKLNSQDSTTEVESRRVRLVYIADVIRTAFKKRENYERALIILSIASIIIITFATGGDYSIQFIFLRGKLNWNLRKYTLFSSAYHACWVIGTMCGTFILQKKLKIREFVLALVGLSSLLSCVILQLFATSDIFIYIGGVTKCLGGMVAPMLRSQVSRLVSVDEAGKIFSITVAGGALISLGASPLYTAIYNATINIDAALFNILTIVLIGAAIVLVLIAIILENISNSSTQQNETHTIIENETDSENSTQ; from the exons atgataaaatctTTAGTAGAATCATTATTTCCGATTTTCGTTTGTATGTTTGCTGGTCCGTGGTCGGATAAACACGGAAGAAAACCCATATTACTGATGACTTTAATTG GTATGACGTGTGGTTCTATATTGATGATcgtattcagtttttttgaataTCTATCACCTTGGTACGTTTTATTTACTTCAGTACCGTCTATGTTGACTGGAAGTTCTACAACTTATTTCGCTGTAACTTTGTCATATCTCTCGGATATATCTACCGACGAAACGAGAGCCATgag AATGGTGTCCTACGAAGTAGCCCTTGCTTGTGGGGTGCTTATAGGGAGTGTTTCGAGTTCTTATATATTCTATGCGTCAAATTATCAAACTATTTTTGGTATAGGAAGCTGTTGTATGATAATTAGTTGTTTAtacgtttttttctttatacctGAATCATTAGAAAGTAAGAAATTGAATTCTCAAGATTCTACAACAGAA gTAGAAAGTCGAAGGGTGCGATTAGTTTACATCGCGGATGTAATTCGAACGGCGTTTAAGAAACGAGAAAACTATGAAAGGGCGTTAATTATATTGAGTATCgcttcaataataataataactttcgCTACTGGAGGAGATTATTCTATTCAGTTTATATTCCTGAGAGGGAAACTTAATTGGAATTTAAGAAAATACACTTTATTCAGTAGCGCTTATCACGCTTGTTGGGTAATAGGTACGATGTGTGGGACGttcattttgcaaaaaaaattgaagatcaGAGAATTCGTTTTGGCTCTGGTAGGATTATCGTCCCTTCTGAGTTGCGTAATCCTGCAATTATTCGCCACaagtgatatttttatttatatag gCGGCGTTACAAAATGTTTGGGTGGAATGGTGGCCCCCATGCTGCGATCTCAAGTATCCCGATTAGTTTCAGTCGACGAAGCAggcaaaatattttccataacagtCGCAGGTGGAGCACTTATATCATTAGGAGCATCACCTTTATATACAGCAATTTATAATGCTACAATTAACATTGATGCCGCCCTGTTTAATATTCTCACTATAGTACTTATAGGAGCAGCAATTGTTTTAGTACT gATTGcaataatattggaaaatatatctAATTCCAGTACCCAGCAAAACGAAACACAcactattattgaaaatgaaacaGATAGTGAAAATTCAACACAGTGa
- the LOC130446693 gene encoding proton-coupled folate transporter-like isoform X1, whose translation MALFKKITVEIPLFFCFVNFLLTSSVLTNLIVYRTCYILLEFNRTRCAELGNHVNQDTEHLEKLVEPTADIIIMIKSLVESLFPIFVCMFAGPWSDKHGRKPILLMTLIGMTCGSILMIVFSFFEYLSPWYVLFTSVPSMLTGSSTTYFAVTLSYLSDISTDETRAMRMVSYEVALACGVLIGSVSSSYIFYASNYQTIFGIGSCCMIISCLYVFFFIPESLESKKLNSQDSTTEVESRRVRLVYIADVIRTAFKKRENYERALIILSIASIIIITFATGGDYSIQFIFLRGKLNWNLRKYTLFSSAYHACWVIGTMCGTFILQKKLKIREFVLALVGLSSLLSCVILQLFATSDIFIYIGGVTKCLGGMVAPMLRSQVSRLVSVDEAGKIFSITVAGGALISLGASPLYTAIYNATINIDAALFNILTIVLIGAAIVLVLIAIILENISNSSTQQNETHTIIENETDSENSTQ comes from the exons ATGGCGTTGTTCAAGAAAATAACAGTAGAGATAccgttatttttttgttttgttaattttttacttacGA GTTCAGTTTTGACGAATCTCATTGTATATAGAACATGTTacattttattggaatttaatAGAACGCGATGTGCAGAACTCGGTAACCACGTTAACCAGGATACcgaacatttagaaaaattggtCGAACCTACAGccgatataataataatgataaaatctTTAGTAGAATCATTATTTCCGATTTTCGTTTGTATGTTTGCTGGTCCGTGGTCGGATAAACACGGAAGAAAACCCATATTACTGATGACTTTAATTG GTATGACGTGTGGTTCTATATTGATGATcgtattcagtttttttgaataTCTATCACCTTGGTACGTTTTATTTACTTCAGTACCGTCTATGTTGACTGGAAGTTCTACAACTTATTTCGCTGTAACTTTGTCATATCTCTCGGATATATCTACCGACGAAACGAGAGCCATgag AATGGTGTCCTACGAAGTAGCCCTTGCTTGTGGGGTGCTTATAGGGAGTGTTTCGAGTTCTTATATATTCTATGCGTCAAATTATCAAACTATTTTTGGTATAGGAAGCTGTTGTATGATAATTAGTTGTTTAtacgtttttttctttatacctGAATCATTAGAAAGTAAGAAATTGAATTCTCAAGATTCTACAACAGAA gTAGAAAGTCGAAGGGTGCGATTAGTTTACATCGCGGATGTAATTCGAACGGCGTTTAAGAAACGAGAAAACTATGAAAGGGCGTTAATTATATTGAGTATCgcttcaataataataataactttcgCTACTGGAGGAGATTATTCTATTCAGTTTATATTCCTGAGAGGGAAACTTAATTGGAATTTAAGAAAATACACTTTATTCAGTAGCGCTTATCACGCTTGTTGGGTAATAGGTACGATGTGTGGGACGttcattttgcaaaaaaaattgaagatcaGAGAATTCGTTTTGGCTCTGGTAGGATTATCGTCCCTTCTGAGTTGCGTAATCCTGCAATTATTCGCCACaagtgatatttttatttatatag gCGGCGTTACAAAATGTTTGGGTGGAATGGTGGCCCCCATGCTGCGATCTCAAGTATCCCGATTAGTTTCAGTCGACGAAGCAggcaaaatattttccataacagtCGCAGGTGGAGCACTTATATCATTAGGAGCATCACCTTTATATACAGCAATTTATAATGCTACAATTAACATTGATGCCGCCCTGTTTAATATTCTCACTATAGTACTTATAGGAGCAGCAATTGTTTTAGTACT gATTGcaataatattggaaaatatatctAATTCCAGTACCCAGCAAAACGAAACACAcactattattgaaaatgaaacaGATAGTGAAAATTCAACACAGTGa
- the LOC130446418 gene encoding uncharacterized protein LOC130446418 isoform X3 translates to MVFVRPTIEIPLILFSFTFELLGMVFALMIMTVLSYFPNVSPWYFMLSSIPSMLTGGSAAFFVSLLSYISDISTNETRGMRMALFEASFSIGMLIGNFSGSYIFYATNYPAVYAIATVLIILNITYIYFFVPESTHDNINREFRFNELCNVVDLKEMFKVLVKAREKYNRSIIMLITAILTVYVFLSNGDSKLYLLLRDKFGWNYTHYTFYSGVSNLLFTLGTISGTYILQNLLNVTESVAILLGIISAMNGYLIRGLATTDFHIYFSVVVKLLGAIISPQCRTLVAKLVPADEIAKIFSLIIFVQFIVSIAASPFYTMIYNVTVNTNPAEYNFVSAGLFSIDIILILVVMVLEFKSTVNYEKLKNEESVIESDQVIET, encoded by the exons GTATGGTTTTTGCTTTAATGATAATGACTGTACTAAGTTATTTTCCAAATGTAAGTCCTTGGTATTTTATGTTATCTTCAATACCATCTATGTTAACCGGGGGTTCTGCTGCGTTTTTCGTTAGTCTATTATCTTATATCTCCGATATAAGCACTAATGAAACCAGAGGAATGAG AATGGCATTATTTGAGGCGAGCTTTTCAATTGGTATGCTTATAGGAAACTTTTCAGGTTCCTATATATTTTACGCTACAAATTACCCCGCTGTTTACGCCATAGCAAcggtattaataattttaaatataacgtatatttatttctttgtacCTGAATCGACGCATGATAATATAAATCGCGAG tttcgATTTAATGAATTGTGTAATGTAGTCGATCTAAAAGAAATGTTCAAGGTACTTGTAAAAGCTAGAGAAAAGTACAATAGAAGCATAATTATGCTAATAACCGCAATTTTAACAGTGTATGTTTTCCTTTCGAACGGCGattcgaaattatatttattattaagagACAAATTCGGATGGAATTATACACATTACACATTCTACAGTGGTGTTAGTAATTTACTATTCACTTTAGGTACCATCAGTGGTACgtacattttacaaaatttgttaaatgttACCGAATCTGTTGCCATATTACTCGGCATTATTTCCGCGATGAATGGTTATTTGATTAGAGGATTGGCAACTACGGATTTCCACATCTACTTCA GTGTTGTTGTTAAATTATTAGGAGCAATAATAAGTCCGCAATGTCGTACGTTGGTAGCAAAACTAGTTCCAGCCGATGAAATTGCGAAAATTTtctctttgataatttttgttcaGTTTATTGTATCAATAGCTGCGTCTCCGTTTTACACAATGATATATAACGTAACGGTAAATACAAATCCAGCTGAATATAATTTCGTTTCTGCTGGATTATTCAGcattgatataattttgatatt AGTTGTTATGGTATTGGAATTCAAATCTACtgtgaattatgaaaaattgaaaaatgaagaatCAGTTATTGAATCCGATCAAGTGATAGAAACTTGA